Proteins encoded within one genomic window of Corvus moneduloides isolate bCorMon1 chromosome 20, bCorMon1.pri, whole genome shotgun sequence:
- the RPL23A gene encoding 60S ribosomal protein L23a: protein MAPKAKKEAVPPKTEAKAKALKAKKAVLKGVHSHKKKKIRTSPTFRRPKTLRLRRQPKYPRKSAPRRNKLDHYAIIKFPLTTESAMKKIEDNNTLVFIVDVKANKHQIKQAVKKLYDIDVAKVNTLIRPDGEKKAYVRLAPDYDALDVANKIGII from the exons ATGGCGCCCAAGGCGAAGAAGGAGG CTGTGCCTCCGAAGACAGAGGCGAAGGCCAAGGCGCTGAAGGCCAAGAAGGCCGTCCTGAAGGGGGTCCACAGccacaagaagaagaaaatccGCACGTCACCCACTTTCCGCAGGCCCAAGACGCTGCGCCTGCGGAGGCAGCCCAAATACCCCCGCAAGAGCGCCCCACGGAGAAACAA GCTGGACCATTATGCCATTATCAAGTTCCCTCTGACCACAGAATCAGCGATGAAGAAGATTGAGGATAACAACACTCTGGTGTTCATCGTGGATGTCAAGGCAAACAAGCACCAGATCAAACAGGCTGTCAAGAAGCTGTACGATATCGATGTGGCCAAGGTCAACACGTTGATTAG GCCTGATGGAGAGAAGAAGGCTTATGTCCGACTGGCTCCAGATTATGATGCACTGGATGTGGCCAACAAG ATTGGAATCATCTAA
- the RAB34 gene encoding ras-related protein Rab-34, whose protein sequence is MNVLAPVRRDRVITALPPCFRKEAALHTRPAFHPTVVSACQEQRTGTVGFKISKIIVVGDLSVGKTCLINRFCKDTFDKNYKATIGVDFEMERFEVLGVPFSLQLWDTAGQERFKCIASTYYRGAQAIVIVFDVNDVGSLEHTRQWLADALKENDPSSVILFLVGSKKDLSSPAQYSLMEKDALKVAQEMQAEYWAVSSLTGENVRDFFFRVAALTFENSVLAELERGNNTRRIGDTVRINSNESDLYLSTPRKKPKCCQ, encoded by the exons ATGAACGTGCTGGCTCCGGTCCGCAGGGACAGGGTCATCACCGCCCTGCCCCCG TGTTTTCGGAAGGAGGCCGCCCTGCACACCCGCCCCGCCTTCCACCCCACAGTGGTCAGCGCCTGCCAGGAGCAGCGGACGGGCACTGTGGG GTTCaagatctccaagatcatcgTGGTGGGCGACCTCTCGGTGGGGAAGACTTGCCTGATCAACCG gttTTGCAAGGACACTTTTGACAAGAACTACAAGGCGACCATCGGGGTGGATTTCGAGATGGAGCGGTTTGAGGTGCTGGGGGTGCCCTTCAGCCTGCAGCT gTGGGACACGGCTGGCCAGGAGCGCTTCAAGTGCATCGCCTCCACCTACTACCGGGGAGCACAGG ccaTCGTGATTGTCTTCGATGTCAACGACGTGGGGTCCCTGGAGCACACACG GCAGTGGTTGGCTGATGCCCTGAAGGAAAATGACCCATCCAGCGTGATCCTCTTCTTGGTGGGCTCCAAGAAGGATCTGAGC TCACCAGCACAGTACAGCCTGATGGAGAAGGACGCTCTCAAGGTGGCCCAGGAGATGCAGGCGGAGTACTGGGCTGTCTCCTCACTCACCG GGGAGAACGTGCGGGATTTCTTCTTCCGAGTGGCAGCCCTGACCTTTGAGAACAGCGTGCTGGCCGAGCTGGAGCGCGGCAACAACACCCGCCGGATCGGCGACACCGTGC GGATCAACAGCAACGAGAGCGACCTGTACCTGTCAACGCCCCGCAAGAAACCCAAGTGCTGCCAGTGA
- the LOC116454035 gene encoding uncharacterized protein LOC116454035 isoform X2, translating to MDLCHVPATPEKGWYLALMAPNVKGPNYAWLDPSRLYCHPQGLQDCVADLLQPFQGEAIDMVAGIDAMGFILGAAAAATLRKGFLAIRKAGHLCVQTMAQPYTDYSGREKVMEVRTDAISPGLRILLVDQWVETGGTMRAAIELVERLGGVVAGVAAVCIENSEGGKWIQERYKCSHCVPPRLQPCFDQHQFGWD from the exons ATGGACCTGTGCCACGTCCCTGCCACCCCGGAGAAGGGCTGGTACCTGGCACTGATGGCCCCCAACGTCAAAGGTCCCAACTATGCCTGGCTGGACCCCTCCCGGCTCTACTGCCACCCGCAA GGCTTGCAGGACTGCGTGGCCgacctgctgcagcccttccaGGGAGAGGCCATCGACATGGTAGCCGGCATCGACGCCATGGGCTTCATCCTGG GCGCTGCGGCCGCGGCCACACTGCGGAAAGGCTTCCTGGCCATCCGCAAAGCCGGGCACCTCTGCGTGCAGACCATGGCACAACCCTACACCGACTACTCGGGCCGGGAGAAGGTGATGGAGGTCCGCACCGATGCCATCTCGCCAG GTCTGCGCATCCTTCTCGTGGACCAGTGGGTTGAAACTGGGGGCACCATGAGGGCGGCCATTGAGCTGGTGGAGCGGCTGGGGGGGGTCGTGGCAG GTGTCGCTGCCGTCTGCATCGAGAACAGCGAGGGAGGGAAGTGGATCCAGGAGCGCTACAAGTGCTCCCATTGTGTCCCCCCCCgcctgcagccctgctttgaCCAGCACCAGTTCGGCTGGGACTGA
- the LOC116454035 gene encoding uncharacterized protein LOC116454035 isoform X1: MPGWTPPGSTATRKYPVPRVDGTVGASGWAASPRGCRGTQLWVPMVGCGHPAPPLSPQGLQDCVADLLQPFQGEAIDMVAGIDAMGFILGAAAAATLRKGFLAIRKAGHLCVQTMAQPYTDYSGREKVMEVRTDAISPGLRILLVDQWVETGGTMRAAIELVERLGGVVAGVAAVCIENSEGGKWIQERYKCSHCVPPRLQPCFDQHQFGWD, encoded by the exons ATGCCTGGCTGGACCCCTCCCGGCTCTACTGCCACCCGCAAGTACCCAGTGCCCCGGGTGGATGGCACCGTGGGGGCGTCGGGGTGGGCTGCATCTccgcggggctgccggggcACCCAGCTGTGGGTGCCCATGGTGGGCTGCGGGCACCCAGCACCTCCACTCTCCCCCCAGGGCTTGCAGGACTGCGTGGCCgacctgctgcagcccttccaGGGAGAGGCCATCGACATGGTAGCCGGCATCGACGCCATGGGCTTCATCCTGG GCGCTGCGGCCGCGGCCACACTGCGGAAAGGCTTCCTGGCCATCCGCAAAGCCGGGCACCTCTGCGTGCAGACCATGGCACAACCCTACACCGACTACTCGGGCCGGGAGAAGGTGATGGAGGTCCGCACCGATGCCATCTCGCCAG GTCTGCGCATCCTTCTCGTGGACCAGTGGGTTGAAACTGGGGGCACCATGAGGGCGGCCATTGAGCTGGTGGAGCGGCTGGGGGGGGTCGTGGCAG GTGTCGCTGCCGTCTGCATCGAGAACAGCGAGGGAGGGAAGTGGATCCAGGAGCGCTACAAGTGCTCCCATTGTGTCCCCCCCCgcctgcagccctgctttgaCCAGCACCAGTTCGGCTGGGACTGA
- the LOC116454035 gene encoding uncharacterized protein LOC116454035 isoform X3, whose protein sequence is MPGWTPPGSTATRKYPVPRVDGTVGASGWAASPRGCRGTQLWVPMVGCGHPAPPLSPQGLQDCVADLLQPFQGEAIDMVAGIDAMGFILGAAAAATLRKGFLAIRKAGHLCVQTMAQPYTDYSGREKVMEVRTDAISPGVAAVCIENSEGGKWIQERYKCSHCVPPRLQPCFDQHQFGWD, encoded by the exons ATGCCTGGCTGGACCCCTCCCGGCTCTACTGCCACCCGCAAGTACCCAGTGCCCCGGGTGGATGGCACCGTGGGGGCGTCGGGGTGGGCTGCATCTccgcggggctgccggggcACCCAGCTGTGGGTGCCCATGGTGGGCTGCGGGCACCCAGCACCTCCACTCTCCCCCCAGGGCTTGCAGGACTGCGTGGCCgacctgctgcagcccttccaGGGAGAGGCCATCGACATGGTAGCCGGCATCGACGCCATGGGCTTCATCCTGG GCGCTGCGGCCGCGGCCACACTGCGGAAAGGCTTCCTGGCCATCCGCAAAGCCGGGCACCTCTGCGTGCAGACCATGGCACAACCCTACACCGACTACTCGGGCCGGGAGAAGGTGATGGAGGTCCGCACCGATGCCATCTCGCCAG GTGTCGCTGCCGTCTGCATCGAGAACAGCGAGGGAGGGAAGTGGATCCAGGAGCGCTACAAGTGCTCCCATTGTGTCCCCCCCCgcctgcagccctgctttgaCCAGCACCAGTTCGGCTGGGACTGA
- the PROCA1 gene encoding protein PROCA1: MCAPGLLCRLLLLLLLLLLLPPAPGAAPPGRPRARRGLTYPGTLWCGAGSNADTYEQLGEHQDTDRCCRDHDHCQHVIHPFTARYGYRNLRWHTISHCDCDHRLKECLRRVNDTASRVVGQAFFNVIQVPCFEFTYREECVEPYLYVWCKTYNTVAVAVPREPVLYEFGGELIDRAARPRGVPLSPPWGGALPGDHHTGTAPKAVKKERKRKKDKKNKGKGLKKKGSSEKGVRRHPEAAVPADPWALLPSLGEASNTILSDAPAWEGLGREPAPATPSPVPTASGKRRRKERNRKKRLKSKTEAEPARELQL; this comes from the exons ATGTGCGCCCCGGGGCTGCTctgccgcctcctcctcctcctcctgctgctgctcctgctgccacctgcccccggagcggccccgccgggACGGCCCCGCGCTCGCCGCGGGCTCACCTATCCCGGGACGCTGTGGTGTGGTGCTGGCAGCAACGCGGATACCTACGAGCAGCTGG GGGAGCACCAGGACACGGACCGGTGCTGCCGGGACCATGACCACTGCCAGCACGTCATTCACCCCTTCACCGCCCGCTACGGGTACCGCAACCTGCGCTGGCACACCATCAGCCACTGCGACTGCGACCACAG GTTGAAGGAGTGCCTGCGGCGGGTGAACGACACGGCCTCGCGAGTGGTGGGCCAGGCCTTCTTCAACGTCATCCAGGTGCCCTGTTTCGAGTTCACCTACAGGGAGGAGTGTGTGGAGCCGTATCTCTATGTCTG GTGCAAGACGTACAACACGGTGGCCGTGGCGGTGCCCCGGGAGCCGGTGCTGTATGAATTTGGGGGGGAGCTCATCGACCGGGCAGCCAGGCCCAGGGGAgtccccctgagccccccgTGGGGAGGAGCCCTCCCAGGGGATCATCACACCGGGACAGCCCCCAAGGCAGtcaagaaagagaggaagagaaagaaagataagaaaaataagggGAAAGGTCTGAAAAAGAAAGGCTCTTCCGAAAAGGGGGTGCGGAGACATCCTGAAGCTGCTGTCCCCGCTGATCCCTGGGCCCTGCTGCCATCCTTGGGGGAAGCATCCAACACCATCCTTAGCGATGCCCCGGCATGGGAGGGATTGGGCAGGGAGCCAGCGCCAGCCACTCCCTCCCCCGTCCCCACCGCCAGTggcaagaggaggaggaaggagaggaacagaaagaaGAGGCTGAAAAGTAAAACTGAGGCTGAGCCGGCAcgagagctgcagctctga